In Solimonas sp. K1W22B-7, the DNA window CCGAGTACCGCGGCAGCAGCCTGTCCGGCCAGGCGATGAAGCTGTCGCTGCGGGTGAACTGGGAAGACGGCAGCAGCGACCGCCTGCGCGCGCAGCTGGAACAGGTGCCTGCCGTGGATGTGCCGCTCAAGGGGCAGCCGCGGTTGTCCTCGGGCCAGTCGATGGTGCTGGTGCCGTTGCGCCCCGACGATGCCGCGGGGCCGGCAATGGCCAAGTGGCTGGTCGTGCCGGGGCCGGCGCACGACGGGCAGGAGTGGGAGTGGGCCGGGCGCGACCTGCAGCGCGCGCACGCCGACTATGCACCGCGCCTGCTGCGCTTCCTGCTCGCACGCATGCTGTCCAACCGCACGCCCGACGAGGCGCTGGATCTGTATCCGCCCCTGGCGCTGGTGGAGGCCCTGGCGCAGGACATGCGCAAGGCGCAACTCAACACCTACCTGCCCATTGCGGATGCGGTGGCGCTGATGAAGGGCTACGGCGAGCAGACGACGCTGCGCGCAGCCTGGGCCCTGGCGACCTGCCAGCCCGATCAGTATGTGCCCAAGATCGACGACACCTGCTGGCAGCAGCTGGTGGTCGCCGATCCGGGGGTGTCGCGGCTGTTCGTCGATGAGCTGCAGCGGATCAAGCCGATCTATGCACCCCTGCCGCTGGAGCATCCGCTGCGCCTGCGTCTCTGGCACCTGGAGCAGGCGCTGCGCAAGGGCGGCGTCCTGCACTGATGCGCAGTGCGGGAGGCCCTGGCCCGGGGCCTCCCGCCGGCGTTCAGAGCTTCGCGGCCAGGCGGCTGGCCTGGTTGATGGCGCGCTTGGCATCCAGCTCCGCCGCCACGTCGGCACCGCCGACGCGATGCACGCTGATGCCCGCCGCGATCAGCGGCTCTTCCAGTTCACGCAGCGGTTCCTGGCCGGCGCAGAGGATGATGTTGTCGCACTCGATCAGCGCCGGCTTCTCGCGCTTCTCGCCGAAGGTGATGTGCAGGCCGCGGTCGTCGATGCCCTCGTAGTTGACGCCGCCGACCATCTCCACCTGCTTCATCTTCAGCGAGGCGCGGTGGATCCAGCCGGTGGTCTTGCCCAGGCGCTTGCCCAGGGACTCGGCCTTGCGCTGCAGCAGCGTGACCTGGCGGGCGGGCGGGGTGACATGCGGGCGCACGACGCCGCCACGCGAAACGCTCGGGTCGCCCACGCCCCATTCCTTGTTCCACTCCTGCAGGTTCATGGTCGGCGACTGGCCTTCCTCGAAGACCAGGTACTCGGAGACGTCGAAGCCGATGCCGCCGGCGCCGATCACGGCGACGCGCTTGCCCACCGGCTTCCGGTGCAGCAGCACGTCGATGTAGGACAGCACCTTGGGATTGTCGACGCCGGGGATGTTCGGCGTGCGCGGCGCGATGCCGGTGGCCAGCACCACGTCGTCATACTTCTTGCCGGCCAGGAAGGCGGCATCGACGCGCGTGTTGAGGTGCAGCTTGACGCCGGTGCTGGTGATCTTGTGGCCGAAGTAGCGCAGCGTCTCGTGGAACTCTTCCTTGCCCGGGACGCGCTTGGCCATGTTGAACTGGCCGCCGATCTCGGAAGCTGAGTCGTACAGGTCCACGTCGTGGCCACGCTCGGCCAGCACGGTGGAGGCGGCCAGGCCCGCGGGGCCGGCGCCAACCACGGCGATGCGCTTCTTCTGCTCGGCCGGCGTGTAGTTCAGCTCGGTCTCGTGGCAGGCGCGCGGATTGACCAGGCAGGACGCGGTCTTGAGCTTGAAAGTGTGGTCCAGGCAGGCCTGGTTGCAGCCGATGCAGGTGTTGATCTCGTGCGCGCGGTTCTGCGCGGCCTTGATCACGAACTCCGGGTCGGCCAGCAGCGGGCGCGCCATGCTCACCATGTCGGCCTGGCCGGAGGCGATGATCTGCTCGCCCACCGACGGGTCGTTGATGCGGTTGGTGGTGCACAGAGGAATGCTCACCTCCTTCTTCATGCGCTCGGTGACCCAGGCGAAGGCGCCGCGCGGCACCGAGGTGGCGATGGTCGGCACACGCGCCTCATGCCAGCCGATGCCGGTGTTGATGATGGTGGCGCCGGCGCGCTCGATCGCCTTGGCCAGCTGCACCGCTTCCTCCCAGCTCTGGCCGTCGGGGATCAGGTCCAGCATCGACAGGCGGTAGATGATGATGAAGTCCTTGCCGACGGCCTCGCGCATGCGCGTGACGATCTCCACCGGCAGGCGCATGCGGTTTTCCCAGGAGCCGCCCCACTGGTCGGTACGCTTGTTGACGTGGGTGACGAGGAACTGGTTGATGAAGTAGCCCTCGGAGCCCATCACCTCGACGCCGTCGTAGCCGGCCTCGCGGGCCAGCAGGGCGCAGCGCACGAAGCCGCGGATCTGGCGCTCCACGCCGGAGGCGGACAGGGCGCGCGGGCCGATCGGGGTGATCGGCGACTTGATGCGCGAGGCAGACACGCTCAGCGGATGCACGCCGTAGCGGCCGGCGTGCAGGATCTGCAAGGCGATCTTGCCGCCCTCGGCGTGCACCGCGTCGGTCACCACGCGGTGCTCGCGCGCCGCGCCCTGGGTGCTGAGCTTGGAGGCGAACGGATAGAGCCAGCCTTCGATGTTCGGGGCGTAGCCGCCGGTCACCATCAGGCCGACGCCGCCGCGGGCGCGTTCGGCGAAGTAGGCGGCCATGCGCGGGAAGTTCTTCTTGCCGTCTTCGAGGCCGGTGTGCATGGAGCCCATCAGCACGCGGTTCTTGAGCGTGGTGAAGCCCAGGTCCAGCGGCTGCAGCAGGTGAGGGTAGGGATGCGACATGGGGAACTCCGCTTTTGAAAAGAAATCTGGATGGCCGGATGGCTGTCTGGATGTGGGCCGCTATCGATGGCGCGACTGCAGCCAGCGCAACACCTGCGGCCAGACCTCGTCCTGCGCCGCCTTGGCGATGACGATGCCGGGGTGATCGTAGTCCTTCGAGTAGCCCTGGTCGCGCGACAGCAGCACCCAGGTCTTGTCGCCGGAACTCATGTGTCCGATGAAGCGCACGCAACCCTCGGGCGGATCGACGCGGTCGGCGCCGCCGCCGAAGCCCAGCACCGGGCAGCGTACGGGCGCCAGGCGCCGCGCCATGCTGCCTTCGCGCTGCGCCTCGCCGACGATGGCGCAGGCGTCGTCCATGGCGGCCGGCGGTTCATCCTCCGGGCCCATGCCGAGGCGGCGCGCGGGAAAGCGGCCGAGCATTCGCGAGAGGCCGCGCAGGAACCAGCTGTAAGGCGGCGTCAGGCCGTTCTTGTCGACCTCGCACTGGGCGGCGAACAGCACCAGGCCGGCGACCAGGCTGGGGTCCAGCGTTTCCGCCGCCGCCAGCGTCGCCATCACGCCGCCGAAGGAATGGCCGAACCAGAAGGCCGGGCGCGGGTTGTGCTGCTGCAGCGTGCGCTGCACCTGCGGCAGGTCCTGGGCGATGTGCTCGGCCAGGCCGCGGCGGCCCGGTGAATTCGCCGCCAGGGCGATGCCGCGGCGCTCCACCAGCCAGGGCTCGTAGCCGGCACGGGCCAGGAAGCCGGCCAGGCCCACGCCCTTGGGCGAGAGCCAGAAGTGCCGGTTGCTGAACATGCCCGGCAGCATCACCAGCGGTACGCCGACGGGTCGCCCCGGCAGGGTCACGCGCAGCAGCGAGCAATGCCCGCCATCCGCAGCCAGGGGCTGCAGGGCATGGACGGTGAAGTCGCCCCATTGCGCGGTACTCATGTGGTGGCTTGTCAGCGGCTGGCTTATATGTGATAACGTCCGTTATCAAATCATCCGGTAACGACCGTTGTCAATGTCAAAACAGACAACCGCTGTGGCTGGCGGGTCAGGGCGGGTCTACCGCGGCATCAGCGAGGAAGACCGCCGGGCCGAGCGCCAGCAGAAGCTGATCGAGACCGCGATCGAGGCCTTCGGCACCCGCGGCATCCGCCACGTGTCCCTGCGCGAGATCTGCGCCGCCGCCGGCTATACCCCGCGCTATTTCTACGAGTCCTTCGCCGATCTCGACGAACTGATGGCGGCCATGGTCGAGGTGCTGCTGCAGCGCCTGGTCGATGACCTGCGCGCCGCCCTGCTGGCCGGGCCGCGCGGCGATCCCGCCCAGTTGGCGCGCCTGCTGGTGCGGGCCTACCTGGAGTTCCTGCGCAAGGATGCACGGGTGACGCGCATCCTGATGATCGAGATCTACGGTATCGGTCTGGACATGGACCGGCTGGCCAACCGCTTCATGCTGACGCTGGGGCCCGAGTTCGAGCCGCTGATGGCGCTGCAGCAGCAGTGGAGCCTGCCGCGCCGCGCCAGCGCCGGCCTGGTGGCGACCGGCGTGCTCGGTGCCATGGTCTTCATCGGCACGCGCTGGGTGTCCACCGGCTTCGGTGCGCCGATCGAGATCGTGACCGAGAGCTGCATGAGCTTTCTGGCCCACCAATAGCCAGGGCCGCGGCGCCAGCGCCCGTTGGCGCCGCCACCAAGGCCGGCGATCGGCGCAGGCGACAGACTGCGATCGCAATCCATGCAGAATGAGCCGTCCCGAGAACGGCCAGGGAGCCCGACATGAGCAGCAACAAGCCCGCGCGCGCCGCATTGGCGCCGGTACGCAGCGGTTATCTCGCCTACGGCCAGTACCGGCTGGCCTATGAGGTCTGGGGCGAGCCGGACGGCATTCCGGCCCTGCTGGTGCATGGCATCCTGCTCGACGCCGGCATCAACCGCGGCA includes these proteins:
- a CDS encoding alpha/beta fold hydrolase, giving the protein MSTAQWGDFTVHALQPLAADGGHCSLLRVTLPGRPVGVPLVMLPGMFSNRHFWLSPKGVGLAGFLARAGYEPWLVERRGIALAANSPGRRGLAEHIAQDLPQVQRTLQQHNPRPAFWFGHSFGGVMATLAAAETLDPSLVAGLVLFAAQCEVDKNGLTPPYSWFLRGLSRMLGRFPARRLGMGPEDEPPAAMDDACAIVGEAQREGSMARRLAPVRCPVLGFGGGADRVDPPEGCVRFIGHMSSGDKTWVLLSRDQGYSKDYDHPGIVIAKAAQDEVWPQVLRWLQSRHR
- a CDS encoding TetR/AcrR family transcriptional regulator, yielding MSKQTTAVAGGSGRVYRGISEEDRRAERQQKLIETAIEAFGTRGIRHVSLREICAAAGYTPRYFYESFADLDELMAAMVEVLLQRLVDDLRAALLAGPRGDPAQLARLLVRAYLEFLRKDARVTRILMIEIYGIGLDMDRLANRFMLTLGPEFEPLMALQQQWSLPRRASAGLVATGVLGAMVFIGTRWVSTGFGAPIEIVTESCMSFLAHQ
- a CDS encoding NADPH-dependent 2,4-dienoyl-CoA reductase codes for the protein MSHPYPHLLQPLDLGFTTLKNRVLMGSMHTGLEDGKKNFPRMAAYFAERARGGVGLMVTGGYAPNIEGWLYPFASKLSTQGAAREHRVVTDAVHAEGGKIALQILHAGRYGVHPLSVSASRIKSPITPIGPRALSASGVERQIRGFVRCALLAREAGYDGVEVMGSEGYFINQFLVTHVNKRTDQWGGSWENRMRLPVEIVTRMREAVGKDFIIIYRLSMLDLIPDGQSWEEAVQLAKAIERAGATIINTGIGWHEARVPTIATSVPRGAFAWVTERMKKEVSIPLCTTNRINDPSVGEQIIASGQADMVSMARPLLADPEFVIKAAQNRAHEINTCIGCNQACLDHTFKLKTASCLVNPRACHETELNYTPAEQKKRIAVVGAGPAGLAASTVLAERGHDVDLYDSASEIGGQFNMAKRVPGKEEFHETLRYFGHKITSTGVKLHLNTRVDAAFLAGKKYDDVVLATGIAPRTPNIPGVDNPKVLSYIDVLLHRKPVGKRVAVIGAGGIGFDVSEYLVFEEGQSPTMNLQEWNKEWGVGDPSVSRGGVVRPHVTPPARQVTLLQRKAESLGKRLGKTTGWIHRASLKMKQVEMVGGVNYEGIDDRGLHITFGEKREKPALIECDNIILCAGQEPLRELEEPLIAAGISVHRVGGADVAAELDAKRAINQASRLAAKL